The nucleotide sequence GTCCCCAGGAGCCGAAGCAGTCGACCCCCGCACCACCAGTTCCGGCATGAACACGAACTCACTGTGGGGCGCCGGCGTCCCGCCGATCTCCTCCAGCAACGTACGCACCGCGGCCTGCCCCATCGCCGGGACCGGCTTGCGGACCGTCGTCAGTGGGGGATCGGTGAACGCGATCAGGGGGGAGTCGTCGAAACCGACGACCGAGACGTCCTGCGGCACCTGAAGGCCCCGCTGCCGGGCCGCCCGGATCGCGCCCAGCGCCATCATGTCGCTCGCGCACACCACCGCCGTGCACTTCCGGTCGATGAGCGCCAGGGCCGCCGCCTGGCCGCCCTCCAGGGTGTAAAGGGAGTGCTGGACGAACTCGGACTCGACCGTCGCGGCCGCCAGGCCCAGCTGGTCCTGCATCGTCCGGACGAAACCCTCGATCTTGCGCTGGACCGGGACGAAGCGCTTGGGGCCCAGGGCCAGACCTATCCGAGTGTGCCCGAGGGACACCAGATGCGTCACCGCGAGGGACATCGCCGCCCGGTCGTCCGGCGAGATGAAGGGCGCCTGCACCTTCGGCGAGAAACCGTCCACGAGGACGAACGGCACACCCTGGGCGCGCAGCTGCTCGTATCGCTGCATGTCGGCCGAGGTGTCGGCGTGCAGACCGGAGACGAAGATGATGCCGGCGACACCGCGGTCGACGAGCATCTCGGTCAGCTCGTCCTCCGTCGAACCGCCGGGGGTCTGGGTGGCGAGGACCGGGGTGTAGCCCTGCCGGGTCAGAGCCTGGCCGATGACCTGGGCCAGGGCCGGGAATATGGGGTTCTCCAGCTCCGGGGTTATGAGGCCCACCAGGCCCGCGCTGCGCTGACGCAGCCGTACGGGCCGCTCGTAGCCCAGGACGTCGAGGGCGGCCAGAACGGACTGGCGAGTGGTGGCGGCGACGCCCGGCTTCCCGTTCAGGACGCGGCTGACAGTCGCCTCGCTGACCCCCGCCTGGGCTGCGATGTCGGCAAGCCGTGTGGTCACAGCACTGGACTGTACCGGCCGGGCCTGCGCTTGCCCACCGGCTCGGCGCCGGGTGCGGGCGGGGGCGCGGCCCGGGGTGCGGCCCGCTGCGGGCTGCTGCGTCATCGCGGTCCCTCGTGATTCTGGTCGGTGTCCGTGGGGGCGCCCCTGCGCGGAAGGGGTGGTTTCCGCAATCCGCAATGCGCAAGACGCTGACAGAGTGATGATTGCCGTACGCGCGCGTCGTGGCAAGGACTTGCAGAGTCTTTCATGGCCGCCTCCAAGCTCGCTGAGCGGCCTGGATACTGGGTTCCGGGGTGGTCGGACATGGGTCGCGGCGGGGTAACCATCGCCGGTTCTTGCACTTTTTTGCAGCAAGGTCTTTCGTCCGGCTTACATCGCTGTTACGTTCGGCCACGCCCGGCGGCGGCAACGACGCCCCGGCAGCGGGAGCGGCGGACGGGGCCCTCCCAGGGGCCCTGGCCGGCCCCAAGCACACGGGCTTTCACCCTCAAGGAGATCTCATGCGGCGTGGCATAGCGGCCACCGCGCTGGTGGCGTCGATCGCCCTCACGGCGACGGCCTGCGGCGGAAGCGACAGCGGCGACTCGGCCGACGGTCCGGTCACCATCACCTGGTGGGACACCTCCAACGCCACCAATGAGGCACCGACGTACAAGGCCTTGGTCAAGGAGTTCGAGGCCGCCAACAAGGACATCAAGGTCAAGTACGTCAACGTGCCCTTCGACCAGGCGCAGAACAAGTTCGACACCGCCGCCGGCGCCACGGGCGCCCCGGACATCCTGCGCTCCGAGGTCGGCTGGACCCCCGCCTTCGCCAAGAAGGGCTTCTTCCTGCCGCTGGACGGCACCGACGCCCTCAAGGACCAGGACAAGTTCCAGCCCAGCCTGATCAAGCAGGCCCAGTACGACGGCAAGACCTACGGCGTCCCGTTCGTCACCGACACCCTCGCACTGGTCTACAACAAGGCCCTCTTCGAGAAGGCCGGCATCACCGAGGCCCCCAGGAGCTGGGACGACCTGAAGAAGGCCGCCGCCACCATCAAGGACAAGACCGACGTCGACGGCTACTGGGGCTCCACCCAGGCCTACTACGCCCAGTCCTTCCTCTACGGCGAGGGCACCGACACCGTCGACGTCGCCGCCAAGAAGATCACCGTCGACTCCGCCGAGGCGAAGAAGGCGTACGGCACCTGGCTGGACCTCTTCGACGGCAAGGGCCTGCACAAGGCGGACACCACGGCCGACGCCTACGCCCACATCCAGGACGCCTTCGTCAACGGCAAGGTCGCCTCGATCGTCCAGGGCCCGTGGGAGATCACCAACTTCTACAAGGGCTCGGCGTTCAAGGACAAGGCCAACCTGGGCATCGCCACCGTCCCGGCCGGCTCCACCGGCAAGGCGGGCGCCCCGACCGGCGGCCACAACCTGTCCGTCTACGCCGGCTCGGACAAGGCGCACCAGGAGGCGTCGCTGAAGTTCGTCAACTTCATGACCTCGGCGAAGTCCCAGGAGACCATCGCCCTGAAGAACTCCACGCTGCCCACGCGTGACGACGCCTACACCACCGAGGTCAAGGCCGACCCGGGCATCGCCGGCTACCAGACCGTCCTCGCCGCCGCCCAGCCGCGCCCCGAGCTGCCCGAGTACAGCTCGCTGTGGGGCCCGCTCGACACCGAGCTGCTCGCCGTCGCCGGCGGCAAGGAGTCCCTCGACAAGGGCCTGGGCAACGCGGAGACCGCGATCGCCAAGCTGGTCCCCGATTTCGGCAAGTGATCCCGCGTGACCGCCGCGTTCTCCCCGGACCCTCGGGGAACGGATGCGGCGGTCACCGGCCTGTCCCCGGAGCGGCCCGGCCCAGGGCCGCCCAGCCCCTGACCTGTCAGTGATTGCCAGTGATCTTCCAGAAGGTGTCGAACGATGACAGTCGCCATCGACCGAGCGACCGGCAAGCGCCGAGGTGAACCGGGCGGGCGCCCGGGCCGGCTGACGCGTCTGAGGCAGTCGTACCAGCGGTACTGGTACGCGTACGCGATGATCGCCCCGGTGGTCGTCGTGCTCGGCGTCCTGGTGCTGTATCCGCTGGCGCGCGGTTTCTATCTCACGCTCACCAACGCCAACAGCCTCAACTCGGCGCGCACCATCGGCGTCAACCACATCAAGGCCACCTACGAGTTCATCGGCCTCGACAACTACGCCGACATCCTGTGGGGCCCGACCTCGTACGACCGTTTCTGGTCGCACTTCGTCTGGACGATCGTCTGGACGGCCCTCTGCGTCGCCCTGCACTACGTCATCGGGCTCGGCCTCGCGCTGCTGCTCGACCAGAAGCTGCGCGGCCGCACCTTCTACCGGCTGATCCTGGTCCTGCCGTGGGCCGTGCCCACCTTCGTCACCGTCTTCGGCTGGCGGTTCATGCTCGCCGACGGCGGTGTCATCAACGCCGGCCTCGAAGCGCTGCACCTGCCGGCCCCGCTGTGGCTGGAGGACACCTTCTGGCAGCGGTTCGCCGCGATCATGGTCAACACGTGGTGCGGTGTGCCGTTCATGATGGTCTCGCTGCTCGGCGGACTGCAGTCCATCGACACGTCCCTGTACGAGGCCGCGGAGATGGACGGCGCGAGTGCCTGGCAGCGCTTCCGCTACGTCACCCTGCCGGGCCTGAGGTCCGTCAGCTCCACCGTCGTACTCCTCGGCATCATCTGGACGTTCAACCAGTTCGCCGTCATCTTCCTGCTGTTCGGCGACACCGCGCCCGAAGCGCAGATCCTCGTGACCTGGGCGTACTACCTCGGCTTCGGACAACAGCCGCGTGACTTCGCGCAGTCGGCGGCCTACGGCATCCTGCTGCTGGCCATCCTGATCGTCTTCACCTCCGTCTACCGCCGCTGGCTGAACCGCGATGAGCAGCAGCTCGCGATCTGAGGCAGGAGCCCCCATGAGCACCACGACCGTCAAGACCACGGCTCCGGAAGACCGGTCGGCCGCGCGGACCACCGCGCCCCGCGGCACGCGCCGACGCGGCGAGAACAGCCTCGCCGGGGCCATCGCCTCCCACGCGATCCTCATCGTGGCGAGTCTGGCCGCGCTCTTCCCGATCGCCTGGCTGCTGTTCCTGTCCCTCGGCCCGGACAAGGACGATTACCTGCATCCCGGGCGCATCTTCGGCAAGATGACATTTGCCAACTACTCGTACGTGCTCCAGGAGACACCGTTCTTCGACTGGCTGGTCAGCACCCTCGTCGTCTCGCTCGGCACCACCGTCATCGGGGTGCTGATCGCGGCGACCACCGGCTACGCGGTCTCCCGCATGCGCTTTCCGGGCTACCGGAAGTTCATGTGGGTGCTCCTGGTCACGCAGATGTTCCCGGTAGCCGTACTGATGGTCCCGATGTACGAGATCCTGTCGGAACTGAAGCTCATCGACAGCTACCTCGGCCTCGTCCTCGTCTACTGCTCGACGGCCGTGCCGTACTGCGCCTGGCTGCTCAAGGGCTACTTCGACACGATCCCCTTCGAGATCGACGAGGCCGGACGCGTCGACGGGCTGACCCCCTTCGGCACGTTCGCACGGCTGATCCTGCCGCTCGCCAAGCCGGGCCTCGCGGTCGCCGCGTTCTACAGCTTCATCACCGCGTTCGGGGAGGTCGCGTTCGCCTCGACGTTCATGCTGTCCGACACGAAGTACACCTTCGCCGTCGGCCTGCAGAGCTTCGTCAGCGAACACGACGCCCAGCGCAACCTGATGGCCGCCACCGCCGTACTGGTCGCGATCCCCGTCTCCGCGTTCTTCTACCTCGTGCAGAAGAACCTGGTGACCGGGCTGACGGCCGGCGGCACCAAGGGCTGACCGCCGGTTGAGCCGCGACGGGCCGTAGTTTGTCCGCGGCTCTCGTCATGGCTGGTCGCGCAGTTCCCCGCGCCCCTTGAGGCGCGGGTGGCGGCCGCGGTGCCGATCCGACCCCGCTGACACCGCGGCCGCCTCTGTCACCCGTCCCGTATCTACCTCTGACCCGATGACTCCCTTACGCACCAAGGACGCCATGAGCCAGCAGCACTCCGCCGACACGGCCCCGACCTCCGCCGCCACCGTCGCCCAGCGCAGCGACTGGTGGCGCGACGCGGTGATCTACCAGGTCTATCCGCGCAGCTTCGCCGACAGCAACGGCGACGGCATGGGCGACCTGGAGGGCGTACGTTCCCGGCTCCCGTACCTGCGCGACCTCGGCATCGACGCCGTATGGCTCAGCCCCTTCTACGCCTCCCCCCAGGCCGACGCCGGCTACGACGTCGCCGACTACCGCGCGGTGGACCCGATGTTCGGGTCGTTGCTGGACGCGGACGCCCTGATCCGCGACGCCCACGACCTGGGTCTGCGCATCATCGTCGACCTGGTTCCCAACCACTCCTCCGACCAGCACGAGTGGTTCAGGCGGGCGGTCGCGGAGGGCCCGGGCTCGCCGCTGCGCGACCGCTACCACTTCCGCGAGGGCAAGGGCGCGTCCGGCGAACTCCCCCCGAACGACTGGGAGTCCATCTTCGGCGGCCCC is from Streptomyces sp. NBC_01314 and encodes:
- a CDS encoding LacI family DNA-binding transcriptional regulator, giving the protein MTTRLADIAAQAGVSEATVSRVLNGKPGVAATTRQSVLAALDVLGYERPVRLRQRSAGLVGLITPELENPIFPALAQVIGQALTRQGYTPVLATQTPGGSTEDELTEMLVDRGVAGIIFVSGLHADTSADMQRYEQLRAQGVPFVLVDGFSPKVQAPFISPDDRAAMSLAVTHLVSLGHTRIGLALGPKRFVPVQRKIEGFVRTMQDQLGLAAATVESEFVQHSLYTLEGGQAAALALIDRKCTAVVCASDMMALGAIRAARQRGLQVPQDVSVVGFDDSPLIAFTDPPLTTVRKPVPAMGQAAVRTLLEEIGGTPAPHSEFVFMPELVVRGSTASAPGDRSRT
- a CDS encoding extracellular solute-binding protein, encoding MRRGIAATALVASIALTATACGGSDSGDSADGPVTITWWDTSNATNEAPTYKALVKEFEAANKDIKVKYVNVPFDQAQNKFDTAAGATGAPDILRSEVGWTPAFAKKGFFLPLDGTDALKDQDKFQPSLIKQAQYDGKTYGVPFVTDTLALVYNKALFEKAGITEAPRSWDDLKKAAATIKDKTDVDGYWGSTQAYYAQSFLYGEGTDTVDVAAKKITVDSAEAKKAYGTWLDLFDGKGLHKADTTADAYAHIQDAFVNGKVASIVQGPWEITNFYKGSAFKDKANLGIATVPAGSTGKAGAPTGGHNLSVYAGSDKAHQEASLKFVNFMTSAKSQETIALKNSTLPTRDDAYTTEVKADPGIAGYQTVLAAAQPRPELPEYSSLWGPLDTELLAVAGGKESLDKGLGNAETAIAKLVPDFGK
- a CDS encoding carbohydrate ABC transporter permease; its protein translation is MTVAIDRATGKRRGEPGGRPGRLTRLRQSYQRYWYAYAMIAPVVVVLGVLVLYPLARGFYLTLTNANSLNSARTIGVNHIKATYEFIGLDNYADILWGPTSYDRFWSHFVWTIVWTALCVALHYVIGLGLALLLDQKLRGRTFYRLILVLPWAVPTFVTVFGWRFMLADGGVINAGLEALHLPAPLWLEDTFWQRFAAIMVNTWCGVPFMMVSLLGGLQSIDTSLYEAAEMDGASAWQRFRYVTLPGLRSVSSTVVLLGIIWTFNQFAVIFLLFGDTAPEAQILVTWAYYLGFGQQPRDFAQSAAYGILLLAILIVFTSVYRRWLNRDEQQLAI
- a CDS encoding sugar ABC transporter permease, giving the protein MSTTTVKTTAPEDRSAARTTAPRGTRRRGENSLAGAIASHAILIVASLAALFPIAWLLFLSLGPDKDDYLHPGRIFGKMTFANYSYVLQETPFFDWLVSTLVVSLGTTVIGVLIAATTGYAVSRMRFPGYRKFMWVLLVTQMFPVAVLMVPMYEILSELKLIDSYLGLVLVYCSTAVPYCAWLLKGYFDTIPFEIDEAGRVDGLTPFGTFARLILPLAKPGLAVAAFYSFITAFGEVAFASTFMLSDTKYTFAVGLQSFVSEHDAQRNLMAATAVLVAIPVSAFFYLVQKNLVTGLTAGGTKG